A portion of the bacterium genome contains these proteins:
- a CDS encoding polyprenol monophosphomannose synthase, which produces MNKTLVFTATYNESDNIASLCTQILSSNPDCDMLVVDDNSPDGTGRILDELALNQPRLKVSHRPGKLGLGSAHEWAMEYAKNLHYEALVTMDADFSHDPKDIPRLLKALGDSDFVTGSRYMAGGSCNYDGYRRYVSKLANWGARRLLGIPLHEMTTSYRVFRVDFLRRVDLGAIKSNGYSFFMEIVFRLSRVGARMKEVPICFEDRRAGASKIPPFEIFNGLSHLLYLACLRLRWRKTQSE; this is translated from the coding sequence ATGAATAAAACATTAGTTTTTACGGCCACTTACAATGAAAGTGACAATATTGCCTCGTTATGCACGCAAATCCTGAGCTCGAATCCTGATTGCGATATGCTGGTCGTTGATGACAATTCGCCCGATGGAACCGGTCGGATTTTGGACGAACTCGCTTTGAATCAACCTCGCCTCAAGGTCAGTCATAGACCCGGCAAATTGGGCCTGGGGAGTGCGCATGAGTGGGCTATGGAGTATGCCAAAAACCTGCATTACGAAGCATTGGTTACCATGGATGCCGACTTTTCACATGATCCGAAAGATATTCCCCGGCTTTTGAAAGCCCTTGGCGATAGCGATTTTGTGACCGGATCGCGATACATGGCGGGGGGCTCATGTAATTATGATGGATATCGGCGTTATGTGAGCAAGTTGGCAAATTGGGGTGCCAGGCGGCTGTTGGGTATACCCTTGCACGAAATGACAACGTCGTACCGGGTGTTTCGGGTAGATTTCCTGCGCCGAGTAGACTTGGGTGCGATCAAATCCAACGGGTATAGTTTTTTCATGGAAATTGTGTTTCGGCTATCCCGCGTGGGGGCACGGATGAAAGAAGTGCCTATCTGCTTTGAGGACCGTCGTGCTGGTGCATCAAAAATTCCGCCGTTTGAGATATTCAATGGACTTAGTCACCTACTTTACCTAGCTTGTCTCCGGTTACGCTGGCGAAAAACGCAAAGCGAATAA
- a CDS encoding NAD(P)/FAD-dependent oxidoreductase: MKEEIIKTAIVLGAGPAGLAAAFELAQNNHRVIVFERDDIVGGISRTTEHHGYRFDMGGHRFFTKNREVEAWWHAALKSDFQRTPRLSRIYYNRRFFKYPIAIKDALKNAGIGPSALWFLSFLRYKIKPIRPEKSFADWVTNRFGKRLFETFFKSYTEKVWGIPTTELSAEWAVQRIKGLSLWEAIRNALIQTKAKETSLIEEFDYPKYGPGMMYEAVAEQIRAAGGTILTGHQVTGLRHQDGKVTGVKVTKEGLHTEHIADVIVSTIPLPDALTLLFPDKPEVATTARNMRFRDFISVNLILDQADVFPDTWIYVHDPTVKLGRVQNFKNWSRWMTPTQAHTPIGCEYFCTEGDALWETPDEELLELAALELKAIGLGGNAAIKDGCVCRVRNAYPMYTGPYQEAISHARSLLSGLSNLQVAGRGGMFRYNNMDHSILSGWLAARKLMGQDCSPWDANTESEYHEER; encoded by the coding sequence ATGAAGGAAGAAATTATCAAAACCGCGATTGTGCTTGGTGCCGGCCCTGCGGGGCTGGCGGCGGCGTTTGAACTGGCGCAGAATAACCATCGGGTTATTGTATTTGAACGGGACGATATTGTTGGTGGCATTTCCCGAACGACCGAACATCATGGCTACCGATTTGATATGGGTGGGCACCGTTTTTTTACCAAGAACCGTGAGGTGGAAGCCTGGTGGCATGCCGCGCTGAAATCGGATTTTCAACGAACCCCCAGATTGTCGCGAATCTACTATAACCGCCGGTTTTTCAAGTATCCGATAGCCATTAAGGATGCTCTTAAAAATGCCGGGATTGGCCCTTCTGCACTCTGGTTTCTCAGCTTCCTGCGGTACAAAATCAAGCCAATCCGTCCTGAAAAAAGCTTTGCCGACTGGGTGACCAACCGGTTTGGCAAGCGGTTATTTGAAACCTTTTTCAAGTCCTATACCGAAAAAGTCTGGGGCATTCCCACTACCGAGTTGTCGGCCGAATGGGCGGTACAGCGCATTAAGGGACTGTCCCTGTGGGAGGCGATCCGAAACGCCCTGATTCAAACCAAGGCCAAGGAGACCTCGCTGATTGAGGAGTTCGATTATCCAAAATACGGGCCGGGAATGATGTATGAGGCTGTTGCTGAGCAAATAAGGGCGGCAGGCGGAACCATTCTGACCGGACATCAAGTTACGGGACTTCGGCATCAAGACGGAAAAGTGACCGGTGTGAAGGTGACGAAGGAAGGCCTTCACACTGAGCACATAGCAGATGTGATCGTATCTACCATTCCTCTGCCGGATGCGTTGACCCTTCTTTTCCCTGACAAGCCTGAGGTGGCAACCACAGCCCGGAACATGCGGTTCCGCGATTTCATCTCTGTTAACCTCATCCTCGACCAGGCTGACGTTTTTCCGGATACTTGGATATATGTCCATGATCCCACCGTCAAACTGGGAAGGGTTCAGAATTTCAAGAATTGGAGCCGATGGATGACCCCCACGCAGGCTCATACGCCGATTGGTTGTGAGTATTTCTGTACGGAAGGTGATGCACTTTGGGAAACACCTGATGAGGAACTTCTTGAGCTCGCAGCTCTGGAACTCAAAGCCATCGGGCTCGGTGGTAACGCGGCGATCAAGGATGGGTGTGTGTGCCGTGTCCGTAATGCCTACCCGATGTACACCGGGCCCTATCAAGAGGCGATCAGTCATGCACGGTCCTTGCTATCGGGGCTCTCCAATCTGCAGGTGGCTGGGCGTGGCGGGATGTTCCGTTACAACAACATGGATCACTCCATTCTTTCCGGCTGGCTTGCGGCACGGAAACTCATGGGGCAGGATTGCAGCCCTTGGGATGCCAACACGGAGTCCGAGTATCACGAGGAACGATAA